The following proteins are encoded in a genomic region of bacterium:
- a CDS encoding branched-chain amino acid ABC transporter substrate-binding protein: protein MIKLVLLSLCSAFLFHAQAYAENKLNILALIPLTGPNASSGHSIKRGIELA from the coding sequence ATGATAAAACTAGTTTTACTTTCACTGTGTTCGGCATTTTTATTTCATGCTCAAGCTTATGCCGAAAACAAGCTTAATATTTTAGCGCTGATTCCCTTGACTGGGCCAAATGCATCAAGTGGACACAGCATTAAACGTGGCATCGAACTTGC